aattagtgaaatatgctgaaattttagtagttaaatttgagtttagataaaatttgaatagaaatagagtgtgaattaaattagaaaagtagataaatctagttaggattaaattggaattaaagtataaaattagatagaaaatttattattattgtaaaactTGTGctgtaattaataatttaattatttaattttcgtAGCTAATAAAAAATTCGAGGTATCGACACAAAAAGGGAAGGAGAAGGTCGTCGAGGAGTAACTGTGAAattcgggtttgtattactataattcaaattatttattattttaatgttaaatttaaattatgtgtatggtaAGCAAATAACAAGGTAAGTGAAATATaaggtaagtattattattaagtagacagaaattcaattgaataatggatatatgtgtggaattgaaatgaatattgacttgaaaatggaaaagtaaaatttaattgaaatgtgaatttgaaaagtatgtgttggtATTGAATTGTGTTTTGATTGGTGAATGAAAaagtataattgatattgaaaatgaattcttgaaataaaggtgaaaattggattgtgaaattgaaataccctattaactagtcggactgagttggatatagttggcataccATAGGATTTGGAAGAGTATGAGATTTATCGACTTTGCTGATCATGCACTTTATGTGTCATACATCAgacactttatgtgtcgtatactgatcaagtactatgtaccgttttaggcacaatgtgccaTACTGGTGTGTTTGAGTTgaaatccgtgtatccgtcaaagtccagattgttaatagggtgaataattgaaatgagaaaatcaaatgaatttgatCGATTGTAGTATTGAATATgaggaaatttaaaattgtggattgaaattgagattgaaaacAAAAGGCATGAACTTAATGTTCAAGTAGTGATTGAAATTGtcacatgtgatatgtgattgaaattgaagaatagctataaattttattgttattgctAATTGATGAAAGTTTaagaattaattgataattaagaAGATGGATAGTTACATGCTTGgtaattctatttctttattgctattataatttgtattacggtaataccactgagtataaaatactcagcgtacggttgttttcGTGCGCAGGTTAAAAAGGAGTCAGAGTCTTGGTTCAGTATTCAGGACAATCCCGACTCCAGCATAaagattttggtgatgttttcttcctttaagtgaaagtggcatgtacatagggattataatggttattttagtatgttatataattttgttgtaaagaaagatatttgatgttttgacgattaaattagtaaaatggtAGAAATTGTTTATGGCATCGGTATTGAATTGGAATGGTTTGAATAGTTGATGAACTAATTAGAAATGTTAATAGGGTTTTCATTAATTAAGTTGTTAAGTCAATATGTCAAAAAACACcaataattataaatgtattGGTTGAAATACTAGAATTGGTTTGGTTgcgatttgaaatttgcagggaatgttcaataattataaagaggtaatattgaaattaaaaaaaaatgaagccaattagtataaattttatatgaatttatgattcttttatatatgtttgttatttatttaagaattatttgtaaattgtctGAAATGCCTGGTAATgtctcgtaaccctgttccggcgacggcTTGGGGTTAGGGGGTTTTGCAGGGACCATATGTGCGAAGGAAGATCAATTAGTTTATCTGCAAGTAAAATGGCAAGTGTAGAGCATAGCCATGCGTCAGTTCTTATTTGCAAATTGTTGTGTATTCATAACCAAATGACAGATTCCATCTGTGGGTACTGTTGTGAATCCATAGCCAAAGGTCGATTTCAACGGCAAGTTTATGTTGTAGAATCTACAACAAAAAAAGGTATGTTTTATCTGCAGGATTTTTATTGTGAACCCACAACCAAAGACGGATTCTAATCACGAGGACTTGCTGTGTGTCCACAATCGATATGATAGTTGTTATTTGCGAACCaatagtggtttatccacaatgtGACATAAATGTAGAGGAGTTATGGGGAACTACTACTATGAGGTGTAGCGGTGGGGTagaaattattctttttaaaacctaaaattgtATGACATAATTTAACTCATGtgcataaaaatttgaaaattatgttaTGATACATATGCGTGAACCTATATTTATATGTCTATATATGCATGGAATATGATTATTGTGGCAATTATGATGATTTGATTATCCTGAAATCTATTGTTATGATTTCTGATATACTAGTGCTGGTTGCATTTGAAAAACTGATATTATGAACTGAATTGctatttttgattattttatggaATGTTAATAAATGTGTCTTAATGAGTGTCACATTGATTTTGTTGTAAATGGATTCATACTGGGCGTCAAAATTCACTTCccttttaatttcatctttacAGATAACTTATCAGGTTAGGGCACATGCACGAAATCCAAATGGTCTCAGCAcaacccattttattttcagttaTTTTAGGCGTAAtcttttgctttattttatcattcaaaGATTGTAAGGTTTTATTTGATCTGTGACATGGGATTTAGAACTTAGGTTGTTTTTATTGTTGCATTacatttaattatgattttaattaggacattaaatttttactattaattgataatgtATGAACctcgatttttattaaaaacttaagagaatataatattttctatgaaactaaataaatgttttgaaaaaactcttttttttaaaaactccaATAACCCTGTTAGGCCATCTCGATGGTTGATGTGGTCTTCTAGATTCGAGtctaatgtttaggccgggttgAGATGTTACAATTATAtacttcatttatttactttttatttaaaaatatcaataaaagaTACATTccttacttttaaaattaaaatactccaccgaaaatttaccaaataattattcatatttttaatttatttaatattaacaatagtttaataatattttgttagaAATAATTAATGCTTAATTAGGAACtgcttatttttatattttaattatgatcgGAAAGTCtaggattaaattttttatttatgttttaacttGTATAAAGTGGtagttaaaattattgttagGCACCCGTTTAGTACAAGTTCAAATCGTGTTACCTCCATCCCATCACCAATTTTTTGACTTATAAATGTGAGAAATAATGAAGTATAAGGCAATTAGTTTGATAATTtagaaaaaaggtaaaatacatccaatgtcactaaactattagtaaatttgcactttggtcacttaacttcaaaatgttacaaaatagttgttgaattattcgaaagtttttttatttaaaatcattattgtaTAGCCTTCTCTGTTTAGACCGCCTGCACCAATTGAAAGCTCTCATTCcctttctcttctacaattcttttgttttttcacGAAATAGCTTTGAATGTTATGAACCtacgaaccaaaatccaaacaactttatTCTCAGATCTCCAACATTGACAGTCATATTGGCTTGggtctaaggtatgttcttctattCATCAATGAGTATTAATTCACCGGACTGATTGTTGAATTGTTGCTTGAAGTTGACTACTTGGActttaagaaaaaaacttaataatttaatgacttaaataaaactttctaataatttaatgacttaaataataaCTTTCGAATGattcaataatcattttataattttttgaactaaactattaaaacttacgataaaaaaaaaaagtagggtAGGGTCAATCAAATTCAAAGGGTGTAGGCTCATCATCCATGACCCATGCTTTAGCCGAAAGAGGTCTAATCATCATGAGTTTTATGTTAAACCTTTACGTTCAAGcatttgaaatttgaagaaCCTATAAATCTTGCTCTTTAGTCTTTATCAGTCTAAGCACATGCTTTAGATTCTTTAAATatcttcttaaaatttaattaaattattttattcatatgttTTATCTTATCCAAAATTGATCAAATCagcttataaaataatttatatgcttcTTATTTTTGATCTCGTATTAATAGAAAATAGTAGTCAAGGTTGAATTTGTAGCTGTGGATCCAATTTCTTTGATCAAGTTACCATTTTCATGGACCCAGGTGGGTTCACAACTCTACCAAGCAAAACTAATAACAATCACCATTAATGTCTCTCACATCTGAAAATGCATTACATCAAAACAAAATCACCAAACTCTGGCAAAATCTTCTAAAGCTTTAAATTTTACCTACAAACAAATGTCTATCAAAATCTGTCatattaaaatctttttttcCCCCTCCTATAATAATTCTTGAAACTGTAGTGAATGAGGTACAGCTTTCGAATCACCCCCTCGCAGCAGAGCAATGTTCGGAGAAAACCCAGTAAAACTGGAAGAGAGATTGCTGCCATTACCACTATTATTACTGCTATCCACTTGAAGAGAAATGGAGAGGTTGGTATTGGCATTGTTGCGGCTAATACTAGTTCTAGTTGCTTGAGAAGCTTCCACAAGCTTTGTTGAACGTTGACGCCCTCTATGCATGTGTCTCTCGCAGTACTTGTGATCTGGGACGGCTTCTTTGCTACATCTCCATTTCTTCCCATCTGTTCGTCTACATCTTCCTGGCTCTGGATCTACCCCATTCTTATACCCCAACTGCAAGGGTCCACAACCCAAAACTGGACCAGAAAGGGAAACTTTATTAGTGCTAGAAAAATACTGTAGGGACAAGAGAGATATTTGTTTGTTTGGGGGTACTTACAACCGTAGTAAAGTTGATAAGGACTGCCGTGGAGGCCACCAAGAGAACCGGCAACACTTTTCCATATAGGAAGAAGTAGATGATGGGGAACAGGAAGGCCAGCTTCCATGTACTTGTAGATGAGAGATTGAAGCTGTAACTCCTGGAGTTGAAAGACTGTGAACCCACATGATTTGGTGATCCCAGTTGGTATATGACCGGACCCACATCCAAGCTCGAGACCTAACCCAATTGGAGGTGACCCTTCTCCTCCACTCAATCTATTACTCTCCTTGTTCCACGAATCACCCAAATTTGTAAGTCCTATccctgaaaataaaaaaaaattgagaaaaagatgTAATGTGGGCGTGAGAGCAAGAGGGACAAAGAAAGTTTACCCAGGTCTGAAAAATTTGCAGTCTTGAGAGGTGATGAGTCTTGGGGCTCCATCTCTTGAGTATGGGCACAATTCATTGGCAAACAAAAAGATGCAATTGCAACAAACAGTGAATTAACAGTAAAggttaaaagatttttttaaagtcaGAAAAATTCAGTTGATGGCAGAGTAATGGGGTATCCTCCTAAATGTGTATCTGTAACAAAAGGAAAAGCCATGAGACTTATAAAAGAGACAAATGCAAGAATGACAGAAACCAAGCACGCCCGAGTTGTGTTTAAAAGAAATGTTGGAGAGATGGATAGAGATGAAAGTGAGACTGAAAGTCATCTGACATGTCAGGAGCTGTGCAGGTGTTTGCAGAAACAAACGCGGTTGTCGGGTCATGACTCGTGACAAGTAGAGCCTATGGGGGGGGGCCCGCGTTATGACAAACTCTCGTCCCTTGTTTTCTCCCAGTCACGAACATGCACCACTTCATCATAACAATTAGTACTTAATCACAACGCGTGAGCGCGCGACACCTTAATGTTTTGAACCTTCACATGGACGGGGGAACTGCAGAGGATTTGGTCAGTATTGTATCGTTATtgggtatttttaaattttttttttttaaaatagattatcatttaaaagagttgatattttattttgtggttcggtttttttaaaggattttcaaaagttgttttaagtaaactaaatataataaattggtGCATAAATCTTATGCATTATAATTCTCCATATCATTAACgagggaaaaattaaaaattgaaagatttttctaataaatacttaaaattttattgaaatgtaattaaaattaattataatttctcaTCTTTATCTCTTAATAACAATACCGAGGTTTTAACTTAGAGTTCTAACAATCAAAGAcggctctttttcttttcttcttcttcttattattggtgcaattcaattttattatatgattttattacaCTGTTTAAACTTGGTTTATATGATTatggattttgagaaatttaagaaatattttaaagtttaaactcTTTTAATGACGGGGTACTAACTTAAAAAACTTCTAATATTCATATTATAGATGAGCTTCTTTGAAAAaattgtgactttgaaaaaagGAATTGTTAAAGATAATTACCTCCCACTtcaattaatatatgaaattttatgtaaatttcaataaaattttaggattttagttaattcttcacttcaattcaattttaactccaaacccaaaccattttttttaaaataatttgactgGATTTATTCATATAATAAGGAAATACATAAGAAAATTGGGCTTAGGGCCACAAAAAGAAAAGTCtagaaaacagaaaacaaatCGGGCCTAACTAGCCCATCTCATTCAaattaaactatattaaaaataaaacttagtCCTATCCTATACCAGTCAAATCCAAATAGCTGTATGCCAATAGTCTTTTCCTTTCAAATCAACCGTCCCATCCTTTATGATAGCAGGTTTCCAATTAAATGCTTTATCTCTGCTACATTTTGTTGCAAAAAACTCTTCACTTCTTTAGTCCGGAGGTTTTGGCCAGAGTTTATCCAACGCGTGACGAACCATTTCTAGGATTCCCCTCACCAGGTAAAAGCTTTCTCTTCTCTTTAGGGCCTCCGTTGCAATAGCATGAGCGTAGATATTTTTCGCTTTTGGGACAAAAATAAACTCAATCTCCTGGAAactatttttttggttttgaataTCTCTGATGATTGCTCCAATGACCGATTTATTAGTATTAGAACTTTGACATTTCTTGGTGACAGTTTTAAAATCTCCCACAACTTCTATTTTGTTGACTCCCAAACTAATCCCTAGTTTTACTGCCTGTAATCCTGCATATGCCTCTGCTGTAAATGGATTTGCAATCTTGGAGTGAATAACTGCCTGTGTTGCAAGGATTTCCCCTTCTCCGTTCCATACTATTAGCCCTGAAGCCGATCTAAACGACTGACGGTTGAAGGCTGCGTTAAAATGAACTGTGGCCCTTCCCCTTTTGAATACCTGTTGAATATTGCCAGTAGAATGAAGAGTaagttttttctcttttgttgcTTCTAGTTCTCTTTTGTTGCTTCTAGTTCTGTAATATAGTTTCGAATTTTCCTTGCAATTTCAGTTCCTGACATGTATCTTCTTTCATATACGAGTTGGTTTCTGCTGAACCAGATAAACCATAGTCCACAGCAGAAAAACTCCAAACCCAAAccttaatcatataaatttcaataaattttctaagaaagcatttttcttttatacctTAATACATAAGGAGGAAAGGgagaattataattaattttaattaggcttaaataaaattttaagtatttattagaaatttcttcaattttttaaaaaatattttgcttaTTAGTGATGTGAATTGTGGTGTATTGATAGTGCATACAAATTGACGGTGCattaaatattatcataaaattttacaagataattaatttagaaatgaagcttgaatattatttaaataaattttttcctttaaaaagaaaaaaaatgccGACTCTAAATTTGGAGTTTCCACCTTCATGTTGCTGTAAAATTTGAAGTTTCCAACTCTTCATTTACTTGTGGAACCATAGTAGAGTATAGTTCAAAAATTGCCAAAAGGAGGTCAAAGCATACCAtacttattaaatataaaaaaaattattctgcCCCTTTTGCCTGTCCCTACCTATGTCTCACCAATGTTATTAGTCCACGtgtacaattaaattttatgttttgctTTTTGCTAATGTCGTGTTCTTTTTCCTTTCGCTGAAGTTTCAGTCTCAACAAAGATGGGCTGCTCAagtttctttgctttttttcaaacttttcaagTTTTAGTCTTAACAAAGATGGACGGCTcaagtttcattttaatttcaaactttttaagtTTCAGTTTTGTTATTATGGAGTACAATAAAAAAGAAGGACAAAGTGAAGTAATGGAGGTCGGTTTATTTGAAGAGGTCGAGAACCggaacaaaaacaaaaggataAACTAATTGAAAAGACAAttactcaaaataattttagggaGTTAAAAGATCGATTCCTTCCACATCGTTCCTTAGGGCATTTATAGAGAATGTCCTTTTGTCCATTGATGTGATGTTGTTGAATAAACATTCAGTCACACTAAATGCGTAAATAATATTCATAAGTGTATATCAGGAGGCCTTATCAATACAAGGTCATTGTGCCTAAATGGACTTCTTATCGTATCAAAAGTGTGTTCACATTAGGAAAGCATTCATACTTAAAAGCGGGTGGGTGGTTCCCTCTAACTAGAACGAGTGATCTTACCCAAAGGTGTTGGGAGTGGGTAACCTAGATGTTACTACAGATGGAGTCAACGTGTGGGTAAATGGTGTGTTTGGTGTAGACACATTTCCGAGTAGCGAAGGAGTGTGACAAGTCTTAACAAAGATGGGCAGACAAAgaggataaaaataataacaaaaagaaagatggcAATTTCATTGTGGGTTATATAGATTACAATGGAAGTTTAAACATCGTTACAAAAAGAGAATAAATGAGTAGTCCCGATGTGGCGGAGATTATCGAGCGAAAATGCAGCAAGAGATTGTTGTGTATGAACTTGGAGGAACTGAAGGTATGTACAGACCTGGATCTTGAGTTAGAACATGGTTCATGTTAGAGATGTTTAGTGCCATTCATGTTTCACTTCAGGTTCCACTCTTGGTTCCACTTGTACTGGTGGCAATTCTTCCATCACCAACTGTTATATCCTAAGCTTTGGTTATTCAAAACATGCCCACTCTCTTTGGattacttttaatttgtaattgCCTGATTAATATAGAACAAAAacgttttcaaattttcaatccaTCTGATAGCATGTTTAGCATGTaaattttttgaagattttagtCAACAATTTTAGATGACAATCTTAGGAATGTCAAGGCTCGAGCTTGACTGAAAGTGTGGGCACAAGTAGTTTGTaaagtgaaaaattgaaaagtaaagaaaaatggCAAAGAAAAGGAGATAAAAAATTGCTTCTGTTAGTTTCTTAAGATTTAAAGTTGTTATTGTTAGTTTCTTGCTATTGAAATCTATGGATGGTTCAATTTTAAAGGGACAGATTTTTGTCCAAAGAAAAAAAGTGTAAAGATACAACACTAGAATTATCACACCAATAGGTGTACCAGTAAGATTTAACCCTATCTCATTCAACAAAGAATGAAATGTCAACTCGGATGTCGCATGCTAAACTTTTATATTAAGCTTCTAAAGTAGACCGAGATacaacactttgtttcttggaCATCCAACCAACAAGATTATCACCAATATACACGCAAAACTTGGAAGTAGACTTACGATCTTCAAGTGAACTCTCTCAATCAACATCACTAAAACCAGTTAAACTCATACTCGATACTTGAAACAACTACCCATAATCAATTGTACCCTCAACATACCGCAATAAATGTTTTACAACTGTCCAATGCACATCATGAGGTTTATGCATATATTGACTAACTTTATTGACAACAAATGACAAATCAGGGCGAGTTAAACACAAATATTGCAAACTATCTACAACTTGTCGATAAAGTGTACCATCTGACAATGGTGACCTGACCAAGGATGTAAGAGTCAAATAACTCACCATAGGAGTGTTTACTAGCTTGGCATTCGCCATGTTTGTGTGTTCTAGCAACTCACAAGCGTATTTTTGTTGATACACATGCATCCGATCTTTATATCTCAACACCTCAAGCCCAAGAAAAAAATTCAGCTCCTCTAAGTCTTTAAGAGAGAACTGACGATCAAGATATGAGATAATAACATCTAACTTAGCACAACCACCACCTATAACAATAATATCACCAACATacacaagaaaataaacacttgCAACAACTATGTGCTTGTAAAACAATGAAGAATTagcttattttatcatcctaactcgatttgaagtTTTTCAGATCGAGTTGAGTCGAATTGACT
The Gossypium raimondii isolate GPD5lz chromosome 8, ASM2569854v1, whole genome shotgun sequence DNA segment above includes these coding regions:
- the LOC105792140 gene encoding growth-regulating factor 10 is translated as MNCAHTQEMEPQDSSPLKTANFSDLGIGLTNLGDSWNKESNRLSGGEGSPPIGLGLELGCGSGHIPTGITKSCGFTVFQLQELQLQSLIYKYMEAGLPVPHHLLLPIWKSVAGSLGGLHGSPYQLYYGFLGCGPLQLGYKNGVDPEPGRCRRTDGKKWRCSKEAVPDHKYCERHMHRGRQRSTKLVEASQATRTSISRNNANTNLSISLQVDSSNNSGNGSNLSSSFTGFSPNIALLRGGDSKAVPHSLQFQELL